From the Melioribacteraceae bacterium 4301-Me genome, the window ACTTTTTAGTTACTGGGTCAACATGCACAAGTACCCCCTTTCCCTCTGCTAACACATCATTATTTCTGTCCCTCTCAATTATGTGCTCGAAGCCAAAGCTCGATTTTTTTATGTATGAAATTCTTGTATAGATGTTTAATTCGTCATCAAAAAATGCTGGCTTTAAATAATTGATTTCGTTCCTTGCCATGTAATAGAGACGATTATCACTAAAAATTCCTTTGGGAGGTAGCAGACCGGCATCTTGCACATAATGAATCCTTGCTTGTTCCAAGTAATTAAAATAGACAGCGTTATTTAGTATTCTTAGCATGTCAACTTCGTTAAATCTTACTTTCACTTTATATATATGTTTAAATTTATCTTTTTCTAGTTGTGGTTTCATTTTTTATTCCTTATCATTTGTTCAATATAGTCCCATGATTCATTTGAAACAGCCTCGAGCATATTAAATTGGCCAGCACCTTTAAGCCACTCGCCGCCGTCTATTGTTATTACTTCACCATTGATATAAGCTGAAAAATCTGAAACAAGGTAAGCTGCCA encodes:
- a CDS encoding acyl-CoA thioesterase, with translation MKPQLEKDKFKHIYKVKVRFNEVDMLRILNNAVYFNYLEQARIHYVQDAGLLPPKGIFSDNRLYYMARNEINYLKPAFFDDELNIYTRISYIKKSSFGFEHIIERDRNNDVLAEGKGVLVHVDPVTKKSAPLPPEFYTKISAFDRNVEIIGQ